Proteins encoded by one window of Haliotis asinina isolate JCU_RB_2024 chromosome 6, JCU_Hal_asi_v2, whole genome shotgun sequence:
- the LOC137286660 gene encoding uncharacterized protein — protein MPPVYINICSEDELRLIPGIGMKLARKIVQLRETQGVLTEEDFRKLPSIRNPEEALRAISFAVDSPGIPDAGTWSRRMVEPQAPGQAAPSKSKAILGQYTPVTESAHCELSVTEPIVPKPTQISDAEAVKSNLKQLEQAETNLQARRRGLTPQSHSALYDQWQAASHEFSKEMEAFSDVLANLEASDPKDPVSGRFARAPMPHPSSVVHGMDVFWQGSRTKPCTEEIDPRVLQGAKGNVPQTYALTPGYRERRGTGQTKHMAPQPIPANLAQGINTRENPSTHGAATSRSHCPQPGRDDSLWHRMSKSREISDSESEEGDEYLFQRNRSDPVGPPTSSTPAGPREERYPEDWTEHGWSKYTDKYPVYQDPYDHSYGNHQCSRSQKSRIPVDIMDHQSREYYSRQCREDATYPVVRQENSCGGSQPRRGQYLKDDSRERQRMGNPLRKPYRHQAAWRESPDYSSDGDFDEVRPQDLVRRHRGDKPSTQLPRMLSYDGSTRWSSFYMKFQRFARSQSWKDEEKLDRLCYCLTGKAADFFTLLLERDEFISFQGMVRKLERRFGKQCHAETAQLQFPNLRQNSDESLEEWAERVLQVAIAAFPNLPDDFVEQQVVRRFCQGCANKEAAHYVSNLGLRTLESAMDAVQKYFQNTQAVYGRSVVRRDVKQSKLANDSEKEEYLESQMTFQSSHTPSQDKRQIPSQSERTSVLERLTHLEARVEEMSLDIRKLTALLSRRFRSPSSSPTRSGECFKCGRTGHFRKDCPSKEGRPGEKKVTFYTQEKEVKAIQDATEALNVSGSSLEA, from the coding sequence ATGCCACCAGTCTATATTAACATCTGCTCTGAAGATGAACTCAGGCTTATTCCAGGAATAGGGATGAAACTGGCCCGGAAAATTGTGCAGCTTAGAGAGACCCAAGGTGTACTGACAGAGGAGGATTTCCGAAAACTCCCCTCTATCAGAAACCCTGAGGAGGCTCTCCGTGCTATTTCTTTTGCTGTGGACTCTCCTGGTATTCCAGATGCAGGCACTTGGTCACGCAGGATGGTGGAGCCACAGGCTCCAGGGCAGGCTGCACCATCCAAAAGCAAAGCAATATTGGGACAGTACACACCGGTCACCGAGAGTGCCCATTGTGAATTGTCCGTTACTGAGCCTATAGTCCCAAAACCCACCCAAATTTCGGATGCTGAAGCTGTTAAGTCAAATTTAAAACAGTTGGAACAAGCGGAAACCAACCTGCAGGCCAGGCGTAGAGGACTTACTCCACAGAGTCATAGCGCTCTCTATGACCAGTGGCAAGCGGCCTCTCACGAGTTCAGCAAGGAAATGGAGGCTTTCTCTGATGTTCTTGCCAATCTGGAAGCCAGTGATCCTAAAGATCCTGTATCTGGCCGTTTTGCGAGGGCACCCATGCCTCACCCTTCTTCTGTGGTACATGGTATGGATGTGTTCTGGCAGGGTTCAAGGACAAAGCCCTGTACTGAGGAGATAGACCCTCGGGTCCTCCAAGGTGCTAAGGGGAATGTCCCTCAGACATATGCTCTAACCCCTGGGTATAGGGAGCGGAGGGGGACAGGCCAGACCAAGCATATGGCCCCTCAACCAATCCCAGCTAACTTAGCCCAGGGGATTAACACACGTGAAAACCCATCCACCCACGGGGCAGCTACATCTAGGTCCCATTGTCCCCAGCCTGGACGAGATGACAGTCTGTGGCACAGGATGTCGAAAAGCAGGGAAATCTCAGATAGTGAGTCAGAAGAAGGTGATGAATATCTGTTCCAACGGAACAGGAGTGACCCTGTTGGGCCTCCTACTTCTAGTACCCCTGCTGGGCCCCGAGAGGAAAGGTATCCAGAAGACTGGACGGAACACGGTTGGTCAAAATATACAGATAAGTATCCTGTATATCAAGACCCATATGACCATTCTTATGGTAACCATCAATGTTCCCGATCACAAAAATCCCGCATACCGGTGGACATCATGGACCATCAGTCAAGGGAATATTATTCCAGACAGTGTCGAGAGGATGCTACATATCCTGTAGTCCGCCAAGAAAACAGTTGTGGGGGGTCCCAGCCACGTCGGGGTCAATATTTAAAAGATGATTCCAGAGAGAGGCAGAGGATGGGTAATCCTCTACGTAAACCTTATCGACATCAGGCTGCCTGGAGAGAATCCCCTGATTACTCTTCGGATGGTGACTTTGATGAGGTTCGTCCTCAGGATCTTGTGAGGAGACATCGAGGGGATAAACCCTCCACTCAACTACCGAGGATGTTATCCTACGACGGTAGTACTAGATGGTCCTCATTCTATATGAAATTTCAACGTTTTGCTCGCTCTCAGTCCTGGAAGGATGAGGAAAAGTTAGATCGGCTGTGTTACTGCCTAACCGGTAAAGCAGCTGATTTCTTTACCCTACTCCTAGAGAGAGATGAGTTTATTTCCTTCCAAGGAATGGTGCGGAAACTTGAAAGGCGGTTTGGGAAACAGTGCCATGCAGAGACTGCCCAACTGCAGTTTCCAAACCTTCGACAGAATTCAGATGAGTCCTTAGAAGAATGGGCAGAGCGGGTGCTTCAAGTCGCGATTGCTGCCTTTCCGAATTTACCTGATGACTTTGTGGAACAACAAGTGGTGCGGAGATTCTGCCAAGGATGTGCAAATAAAGAAGCTGCCCACTATGTTTCCAACCTGGGATTGAGAACTCTGGAATCTGCTATGGATGCTGTGCAGAAGTACTTCCAGAACACCCAGGCGGTATATGGTAGATCAGTGGTTAGACGAGATGTCAAGCAATCGAAATTGGCCAATGATTCAGAGAAAGAGGAGTACTTGGAGTCGCAAATGACTTTTCAATCCAGTCACACTCCTTCACAGGATAAGCGGCAAATTCCCTCACAATCCGAAAGGACTAGTGTGTTGGAACGTTTGACTCACCTGGAAGCTCGGGTTGAGGAGATGTCCTTAGATATACGGAAGTTGACTGCCCTCTTGAGCAGACGATTTCGAAGCCcctcatcatcaccaacaaGATCGGGGGAGTGCTTCAAATGTGGGAGGACAGGTCATTTCCGCAAAGATTGTCCTTCTAAGGAAGGTAGGCCAGGAGAGAAGAAGGTCACATTTTACACTCAGGAAAAAGAGGTTAAAGCAATCCAAGATGCTACTGAGGCTTTAAACGTGTCCGGATCGAGCTTGGAGGCCTAA